taATTTGACTAGGCTGGATCCTCCTGTCAGTCTCCCAAACCCCATGATGGCAGGCTTGTGCCAGTGTGCCTGAATatttacttgggttctggggcattgagctgtctccctaggccttcctcattatgtagccaaggtcGGCCTAAAACGTGCAGCGATCCTTCTACCCCAGCCTTTAAACTGCTGGAATTGTAGACATGTGCCCATCATCCCAGAGAGCTGAAGCAGTCCTCCCCAGGACCCCCAGTCAGGAACAGCCAAGCTTGAGCCCAGCCCATCTGACTCCAAAGCCCAGGTGCCACCTGCTAGCCTTTACTGCCTCTGAGGAAAGCAGGGAGGGCTCGTTCCCCCCTCCCCAGGGAGTCACCATTGCTGTTGTCTCCAGGGAGAGATGGTTACTGAGAATTGTGTGTGCAGCTGTGGGGCATCCCTGGCTCCCTCCAGGGCCTCAGGGTCCTGTCTCCATTCAACAGATCTACTTTTCCTCCTGGCAGATCTGATGTCTTTAAAGAGGATGATGGAGAAGCTGGGAGTCCCCAAGACCCACCtggagatgaagaagatgatCTCGGAGGTGACAGGGGGTGTCAGTGACACCATCTCCTACCGAGACTTTGTGAATATGATGCTGGGCAAGCGATCGGCGGTCCTCAAGCTGTGAGTCCCTCCTCACCTTGCGGGGTCTCAGAGGCGAGGACATCCTGTGGGGAGAGGCCCCAGGCTCAGGGCACCTTGCCTATCTCCTAGTTGGTGGACGGTTCGTGGTGCTACCTGTTGCATGAGGAGCTTGGGTTTTCTGGACCTGTTTTCCTTAGGAGAGATTAGCATGGCAACCctaagatgggtgggtggggcttcCCCAACCAAAGTGATGGTGGCACCAAATctgcccttctccttccccttctccttcccctttcccttccccttcctttccctttcttccctttcttccccttccttccccttccccttcccctttccctttcccttttccttccctttcctttcttttcctttcctttccttccttccttccttccttccttccaaagtttttggagacagggtcttcagGGTCTTAACTGTGTACTCCCAGGTAACCCCAGTTGGCCTGttactcactatgtagcccaggctttccttAAAAGTCgtgacaatcctcctgcttcaacctcccaagtgctgaaattataggcatgcaaTATCACATCTGACTATggtcacttccttccttccttggaaTCAAGCATGGTAGGAAAATGCTCTAGACATTTCTATACACCCCTATCCCTATTGCCCACATGTTCTGAACCTCATTTTCCTCGTTTGTAAAGCATATTTCTACTCCCTTTGGTTGTTGTGAGTGAACAGTCTATAAAATCAGCGTTAGCTGGGCATGGGAAGGCCAGCTACGGTTTTAGTACTAAGGCAGTAGATGCAGGAAGGACAGAGTTTGAAGTCTCTCTTCGGCTACACAggaagttcagggtcagcctgggctatatgagaccgaTCTCCGACGGCTTTTACTACCTCATTCAAGGTGTTCATTGAGGCTCCTGAGCCCGTGTTTTAATGTGTTCAGAGCTTGTGGTATGTCTATTTGTGTATAAATGCACATAGGTTGAGTGTTTGTCTTGAATCAGTTGTCCTGGGAGTCCTAAGATGCAGGCAGTCTCCCAGAAAGGCTACATTTTGAGACTACATTGTCTCCTTCCCAGACTGGACTGGACTTAGATAACAGTGAAGaagatctttgttttgttttgtttgtttgtttgtttgttttgagacagggcctttctttctttctttctttctttctttctttctttctttctttctttcttcctctctctctctctctctctctctctctctctctctctctctctctctctctctctctctctctctctctctctctgaaatagGCTCTCTTTGTTATGTGTGTGGtcttgtctggcctggaactcacagagatgcatctgcctctgcctcccaagtgctgggattaaaggtgtgggccaccatgacTGGTCAGtggcaactttttaaaagatctgaTGATGGGGGTTGAGggcttagctcagtggtagagcacttgcctagcaaacacaaggccttgggtttggtcctcaactctggggaaaaaaaaaaaagatctgatgGTCTTTTGGGGCAGAGCTCTGCCCCAACCCACTCTTCTCCAGACACCTTAGTATGGCGAAGAAGCTGTAGGCTTAGAGGGTTGTCCCTTCTTCCACCTTGGACTAGCTGGGCAGTTGGAGTTGGTGAGTCCCACTTCTATTTTGTGCCTGGTTTTTCTTCTGTGAAGTAGGATCACCAACCTGCCCCTCCCACATAGCTAGCATTCTGTTGAGGCCACTGCAGAGGGAAGGCTGGGGAGCTTTCTGTATGAGGGAGGAGTCTTAATCCTTTCCTTCATCTCCAAACCAGGGTCATGATGTTTGAAGGAAAAGCCAACGAGAGCAACCCAAAGCCAGCTGGCCCACCTCCAGAGCGAGACATCGCCAGCCTGCCTTGAGGACCCACCTGGACCTTCCGGGCTGCAATCCCTGCCCCCGCCTCTCCCTCTGCGCTCTGCCATCTTGACTCATCGTGTTAGGTCTCATGGGTTCTGCCCCAGtggactcattttctttttctctatgtaAGCACACGTTACCTGACTTAATGAGGCTGCGGATCCCGAGCCTCAGGCCCCTCTGCTCCCTGCTGCCCTGCCCTCTCTATACAAAAGGGCTGACATCAAACCAAAAACTGGAGAGGGCGGGGAGGCTGCAAACCTCATTCCCATGTTTGAAGAGGGCCTGTCCATCAGTTCATCTTTCTCAGTTTCTGAATCAAATTCAGGCTGCAGGCTGTTCTCGGAAGATCCTGAGCAGGCACCGAGCTCCAGGGTTCCCTAGTGTTCTAGAGCCATGTTTCCAGTGCCATTGGATCTTCCAGCAGTGGCCACTCGGTGCCTAGAGACATAACCGAGTCCCCTTTGTTCTTGCCCCTGTCCATTCTTAGCGACATAACACAAGGAGGGGCAGAAAGAATAACCTTTGGGTCCTTTAGAGGGACCAAAAGGAACCACTCCTTTACAGACAGCCCAGAGAGCAGTGGGGTGGCACTGTCCCTTGCTAGAGCAGTAGAGGGgtttggaggcagaggtgaggTCAGTGGTGCGGGGGAGTCCTACTTTCAGGGTGGGTGCTGAGGCCACCAGGGTAGAAGTGGAGTCAAGTGTTGAACCTCAAACAGAGAAACAGCCTGTCTGATTGCACAGTGCCCCCAATTCGGCTATCTGCTGTCCCACCCCACTCACCCCTCCCTTCACTCCCTCAGCAGTTATTTATCGAGTATGTATTACAAGCTTTAAGTCCTCTTGCTTTGTCTCCATGTGTGCTATGTCCAACTCCTAGCTCCCTTTTCAAATCCTTCAAGTCCTGGAGCTTGGGGATTAGACGGAGGTCATAGGGCAGATTTTAGCTGggccagtccttccatgtctctGCTGGCCACCAGGGGTTAAGTGGCTTGCTGAAGGTCAGTGGGGGCTAACAGAGAATGTGGACTGGAGACCTGCTCTAGGCTGCATTGGTCAAAGGAGAGGGTAGAGAGCAGCATCTCCCAGCCTGATACTTGAGGAAGGTGTGGTCTCCACGGAACACCTTGGGTCAGGACTCACCCGCCCGAGGGCCTCCAGGTCAGCAGTGAGATTTCAGTAAGCACCAAGCCTAGCTTTGCAGATTGTCTTCCTTACAGCTTCTTGACTGGTCTTCAGAGACCATTTCCAAGAATTCGTGCAGCAGCAAACTATCAAATGTCTTACCCGAGTGGGGAACCTCAGCCTCGACCCTGCCTGTGTTCTGGAACCATTTACTCTGGGCACTCAAGACAAGACACAGTCACTCATCAAACATAGTTATCAAGCACCTGCTCAATGACACGAGTCCAGAACCCAGCAGTGAAATGGAATTGATGCATGAAATTTATGTCTACTGGGGAATCACTCCCAGCCAATGACAGCATGATATTAGGAAGGGGGGACAGTGCAAGAGGTGAGTATCGTGTAGTTCCAGGGATTCCAGCTGGGCTCATAATTTGGCAAGTGTCAGAGGAGCCTCTGTAAAACCCTAAGTGGGGTTTAAGACAGGGAAGCATTGCGCTAATGTGGTTTCTTGTTCCACAGTCCAGTACCCAGGGTGCTGTTCCCAcagcagtgagagagagagtgaagcaAACAGGGCATGGAATGGTTAGCTCCAGTTCATCCTCTGGTCTCAACCAGTTCAGTGCAGGAGAAAGATCATTTAGCTATGACTGGCTGATTTTCAGTCCTAGGAGCTGCTTCAAAAGCACAGTCTAGTTGAAATTTAAACCATAGCATTCCTCCCTATAAATGTAAAATCCTGTCTACCCTCACcccattgacttttttttttttttaagattagcaTCTCTGCCCccatttccttctgccttccttctctgaCTCGGCTGGGACCTTGGACTGCATTGGGTCCCTATTTTCTGTGACAGAGGAAGAATCAGCCGAGCTCAGTGGGTCCACAACTCAAGAACTTACACACCACCTCCATAAAGGAGTGTGCTCTGACCTATGCAAAGCATGGAAAGAGGCAGTGGTCTGAAGATCAATCTATGGGAAGACAGTCTTAAGAATAACCCTTCAATGGAGGAGTTGGCATATATTTCAAGTTGTGTCTGTTGGTTCCAGGGTTTTTAACCTCTCTAGTTAAGGGCTTAGCTTTCTTGGGACATCAGCTGTCTTATTTCTGAAAAAGACCAAATGTAACTGGTGTAACCAGCAGTTTGGGGATTGCCAAGTATGGCTTTGTCCCTGTGACTCAAAAGATGTTTGTCAGGTAGATTCGGGTGAATGCcattattgtgtgcatgtg
The DNA window shown above is from Mus pahari chromosome 3, PAHARI_EIJ_v1.1, whole genome shotgun sequence and carries:
- the Aif1l gene encoding allograft inflammatory factor 1-like isoform X2; the encoded protein is MEFDLNNEGEIDLMSLKRMMEKLGVPKTHLEMKKMISEVTGGVSDTISYRDFVNMMLGKRSAVLKLVMMFEGKANESNPKPAGPPPERDIASLP
- the Aif1l gene encoding allograft inflammatory factor 1-like isoform X1, coding for MSVALSNRFQGGKAFGLLKARQEKRLEEINREFLCDQKYSDEENLPEKLAAFKEKYMEFDLNNEGEIDLMSLKRMMEKLGVPKTHLEMKKMISEVTGGVSDTISYRDFVNMMLGKRSAVLKLVMMFEGKANESNPKPAGPPPERDIASLP